The genomic interval AATGGAACCCGAAAATGGCTCCGTACATCTTCATGGAGAAGAACGGCATCCACATCATCGACCTGCACAAGACGGTGCTGAAGGTCGATGAGGCTGCTGCAGCGCTGAAGCAGATCGCCAAGAGCGGTCGCCGGGTGCTGTTCGTAGCCACGAAGAAACAGGCCAAGGAGATTGTTGCCGAAAAGGTGGCAGCCGTCGGGATGCCCTACGTCACGGAGCGTTGGGCAGGCGGTATGCTGACCAACTTCCCCACCATACGTAAAGCCGTCAAGAAAATGTCCACCATCGACAAGATGACCAACGACGGCACGTTCGATAACTTCTCGAAGCGCGAGAAACTCCAGATTGCCCGTCAGCGTGCGAAACTGGAGAAGAACCTCGGTTCGATTGCCGACCTGACCCGTCTTCCGGCCGCACTGTTCGTCGTCGACGTACAGAAGGAGGCCAACGCCGTGAAGGAGGCCAAGCGGCTGAGCATCCCCGTCTTTGCAATGGTAGATACTTGTTGTGATCCGACCGACATTGATTACGTAATTCCTGCAAATGACGATGCTGCGAAGTCGATTGCGGTGATCGTGGATGCCATGTGCGCCGCCATCGCCGAGGGAACGGAGGAGCGCAAGCTGGAGAAGGAGAAGGAGGCACAGGAGGCTGAGGCCGAGGGTGCCAAGAAGGAGGGCAAACCCCGCATCAAGAAGGCCGTGAAGGCTTCGATCGACGCCGAGGAGGCTGCTGTAGCGGAGGTTGTCGCTGCCGTAGAGACTCCTTACGAGGAGCCGGCCACGGAGGCTGAGGCTGAGGCTGCTGAGGCTCCCGCCGAGGAGGCCGCTGCAGAAAAGGCAGAGTAATTTGCCGCAGGGACCGGATCGGGAGGGGACGTTCTGACCGAGTAGCCGGGGAAGTCCTGACCGAGCAATTGGGGAGGGAAAATTCCGACTGAGTAATTGGGGAAGTTCCGACCGGGTAATCGGCCCCCGGCCGGGTAATTGAAAAATAGAAACAATCGAAAAAGAATAAAGACTATGGAAATCAAAGCTGCTGATGTAATGAAGCTCCGCAAGATGACCGGTGCCGGTATGATGGACTGCAAGAAGGCGCTCATCGAGGCTGAAGGCGACTATGCACGGGCTCAGGACATTATCCGCGAAAAGGGCAAGCTCGTCGTGGCAAAGCGTGCGGACCGCACGGCTTCGGAGGGTGTTGTCGTTACGAAGATCGTGGGTCAGAAGGCCTACATCCTCTGCCTGGCCTGCGAAACGGACTTCGTGGCACAGAATGCCGAGTACACGGCTTCTGCCGAGGCAATGCTGGAGGTAGCGGTTGCTGCCGACGCAGCCGACCGCGACGCGCTGCTGGCTGCGAAGAACGCCGAGGGCCACACTGTCGAGGAGATGGTTACCGAGAAGTCGGGCCAGACGGGCGAGAAGATCGAGCTGGCATACTATGCCCGCATCGAGGCTCCCTACTGCGCTGCCTACGTACACTTCAACAAGAAGCTGGGTACGCTGCTGGGCTTCAACAAGGAGGTTCCGGCCGAGGTTGCCCACACGGTAGCCATGCAGGCTACGGCTATGGCCCCGGTATCGATTTCGGAGGCTGACTGCCCGGCCGAGGTTGTCGAGCACGAGCGCAAGATCGCCGTGGAGGCCATGAAGCAGGATCCGAAGAACGCCAACAAGCCGGAGGCCATTCTGGAGAAGATCGCCGAGGGCAAGATGCGCAAGTTCTTCGAGGAGAATACGCTGCTGAACCAGACCGTGGTTGGCGAGAAGGAGACGATCGCCGAGTTCATCCACAAGGCCGACAAGGAGGCTACGGTAATTGCCTACAAGCGTTTCGCACTGGGCGAGTAATCGTACCGACATACCGTCAGAAACAGGCCGGGGTAGGGAGAAAACCTGCTCCGGTCTGTTTTTTTGTGCAAGGCGGGCGGGGGTGTTGGAGGCTCCAGTATCAACAGCCGTTTGGTGGCGGGGTAAAACCTGCTCCGGTCTGTTTTTTTGTGCTTGGAGGGGTGGGGCGTTAGAGCCCGTACCGTTTCAGCAGCCACAGAGGGTATTTGCGAAAGGATCCGAGCCGCATCCAGAGCCGGCCTAACAGCAGGTGGAGGGGGCTGCACGCCACGGCGCCGTAGATTCGTCCGCGGGGGATGGATTCGGTGCCGACGGGGTTGCCGTCGCCCTGGAGGATGATCCGCTCCGCTCCGATGCGGCGGACCCGATGGATGACGAAACTCCCGGCGTCGGTTTGGCCCAGCACGACGTGCCCGCGCTGCAGGTCGTCCGGCCGGATCGGATGCAGCCGGATGCGGGCTCCGCTCCGGAAGAAGGGGAGCATACTCCGCCCTTCGATCCGCACGGTGACTTCACGCCCTTCGGCGAGGAGGTCACGGAGGAGTTCGAAACCGGCCTGATGGGAAG from uncultured Alistipes sp. carries:
- a CDS encoding S24/S26 family peptidase: MQITSHQAGFELLRDLLAEGREVTVRIEGRSMLPFFRSGARIRLHPIRPDDLQRGHVVLGQTDAGSFVIHRVRRIGAERIILQGDGNPVGTESIPRGRIYGAVACSPLHLLLGRLWMRLGSFRKYPLWLLKRYGL
- the rpsB gene encoding 30S ribosomal protein S2: MSRTDFNTLLEARVHFGHLKRKWNPKMAPYIFMEKNGIHIIDLHKTVLKVDEAAAALKQIAKSGRRVLFVATKKQAKEIVAEKVAAVGMPYVTERWAGGMLTNFPTIRKAVKKMSTIDKMTNDGTFDNFSKREKLQIARQRAKLEKNLGSIADLTRLPAALFVVDVQKEANAVKEAKRLSIPVFAMVDTCCDPTDIDYVIPANDDAAKSIAVIVDAMCAAIAEGTEERKLEKEKEAQEAEAEGAKKEGKPRIKKAVKASIDAEEAAVAEVVAAVETPYEEPATEAEAEAAEAPAEEAAAEKAE
- the tsf gene encoding translation elongation factor Ts, coding for MEIKAADVMKLRKMTGAGMMDCKKALIEAEGDYARAQDIIREKGKLVVAKRADRTASEGVVVTKIVGQKAYILCLACETDFVAQNAEYTASAEAMLEVAVAADAADRDALLAAKNAEGHTVEEMVTEKSGQTGEKIELAYYARIEAPYCAAYVHFNKKLGTLLGFNKEVPAEVAHTVAMQATAMAPVSISEADCPAEVVEHERKIAVEAMKQDPKNANKPEAILEKIAEGKMRKFFEENTLLNQTVVGEKETIAEFIHKADKEATVIAYKRFALGE